A region from the Sulfurospirillum oryzae genome encodes:
- the aroQ gene encoding type II 3-dehydroquinate dehydratase: MKVVVIQGPNLNMLGHREQNIYGGMKLEEIHSQMETVAKQNGFEIEFFQSNLEGEIVDRIQECLGDADGIIINPAAYTHTSIAIRDAISAVSLPAIEVHISNIYRREEFRQKSMTAPVCTGQISGFGPFGYHLAMISMMQMLGELDALRKAQAAAQQQAPQA; the protein is encoded by the coding sequence ATGAAAGTTGTCGTAATCCAAGGTCCAAATCTTAATATGCTCGGTCACCGTGAGCAAAATATTTATGGCGGTATGAAACTTGAAGAGATTCACTCTCAAATGGAGACTGTAGCAAAGCAAAATGGTTTTGAAATCGAATTTTTTCAATCCAATTTAGAAGGTGAAATTGTTGATCGTATTCAAGAGTGTCTTGGCGACGCGGATGGTATCATCATCAATCCAGCGGCGTATACGCACACATCTATTGCGATTCGTGATGCGATTAGCGCGGTTTCTTTGCCAGCGATTGAAGTTCATATCAGCAATATTTACAGACGTGAAGAGTTCCGCCAAAAAAGCATGACAGCGCCTGTTTGTACAGGTCAAATCAGTGGTTTTGGACCTTTTGGTTACCACCTTGCGATGATTTCAATGATGCAAATGTTAGGTGAGCTAGACGCTCTTCGTAAAGCTCAAGCAGCGGCACAGCAACAAGCACCACAAGCGTAA